ATGCGGCCTGGATTTCACCAGGCACCTGCACAACGGCGATCCGCTTTCGGCCCGCACGGTCCGGGTGCCGGCCGGCCGGCCGGTTTCGGGCCAGCCGCCCTTTTCCTGGGAGGCCAGCGCCGCCGACGCCTTGCGGCTTAAAAAGCTGCACCAGTGGACGGACTGGTCCGTGCCCGGCATCGCCTATGTCCTGGAACGCTACAACGGCTTCGGCTACCGCAACTTCCACCCGGAAACGGTCAGCCCCTATCTGTGGAGCGCCACCACGGCGTATGTCGCCGGCAAGTACGTGGCCGACGGCGTCTGGTCGGCCACGGCCGCGAGCAAGCAGTGCGGCGGCATGGCCGTGCTGCGCGTCATGGCCGACGCGGGCCGGCTGGCGATGGCGCCGGCCAGGGCCGCGTCCGAGGCCTGAGCGTACTCCCGCGCCGGGGGACGGGGCCGGCCAGGGACGGCCTCGCCGGCTGCCGTCGACGCCCGGGCCTATTGCGGCTTGGCCGGCGCGCAGGGCTCGGGCGGCGGCAGGACGCGGGTTTCGAGGTTGGTGCCGCCGTCGGCCACCCGGGCGATGGAAAGGGATTTGACCGGGTTGCCGTCGTCGACGAAATCGAAGGTGCCGGTGACGCCGTCGTGGGGCGGCAGGGCCATGAGTGCCTCGGTCAGGGCCTGGGGCGCGGTGGCGCCGGCCCGGGAGACGGCGGCCAGGACCACGTCCACGGCGTCCTGGGTCAGCGCCCCGATTTCCGTGGGTGGGCGCTTGCGGGCCTGGCGAAAGGCCGCGACGTAGGCCCGGGAGCGCTCCCCGGGCGCGCTCTCGCGCCAGTGGTCCACGAAATAGGCGCCGTCGAAGGCGGCCAGGCGCGACACCGCGCGGCCGTCCCAGGCGTCGCCGCCCAGCAGCGTCCCGGTGAAGCCCCGCTTGCGCGCGGCCAGGGCCAGCAGCACCGATTCCTGGGTGTCGTTGGGCAGGAACAGGGCTTGCGGCCCGGCGGCCAGGGCTTTTTCCAGGAGGTCCCCGAAATCGCGGTCCCGGTCGGCGTAGGTGAAAAGCCTGGCCTGGCCGCCGCAGGCCGCAAACGCCTCGATGAAGGCTTTCGACAGGGAGGCGCTGGACAGGCTGTCGCCGTTGGCGATGACGGTGACGCGGGAGAGGCCGAGCTCCTGGCGGGCCAGGCGCCCGAGGACCAGCCCCTGGAAGGCGTCGGTGAAGGCGATGCGGAAGATGTGGGGCCGCCCGGCCGTGACCACGGCCGCCGTGGCCGACGGGGCAATGAGCGGCACGCCGGCCGCCTCGGCGGCCAGGGCGGCGGCATTGGCCAGGCCGCTGCCATAGGGGCCGATGACGGCGGCGACTTTTTTGTGCGTCACGAGGTCGCGCACGGCCTGGGCGGCCTGCGCGGGCGAATCCTTGTCGTCGGCGGGAAAAAGCGTCACCCGGCAGGGCTTGCCGCCGATGGCCGGAAGGCCGGCGGCCTGGGCGGTCTCCACGGCGAAGCGGGCCGCCTCCAGGGCGTCGCGGCCGGCCCGGAAGCCCTCGCCGCTGAAGGTGGCGACAAGGCCCAGGCGTAGTTCCGGGCCGTGTTGCCGGGCCAGGGCCGGCCGCGGCCGCCCGAGCCCGGCCAGGGCCAACAGCGCGACCAGGACGACGGCGAGGCGGTACCGGCGAGACATGGGCACTCCTACGGCTTGAGGCGGCCCCGGGCGGCGGCGAGAAAGACGGACTCCCACCAGGTCAGAAACGGGACGTCCGTATGCAGCGAGGGGCCGAAAACCACTTCCGGATCATAGGTCCACACGGCCTGGCCGGCAAGGGCGTCGCCGCCCTGGCGCAGCTTGAGCTCGAAGCGCGGCGAGGTCAGGATGTTGCGGGCCTTGAGGCGCGCGGCATCGGCGCGCAGCGACTCGAAGTCCTGGCGGGTGAAGCGGTGGCGGTCGTGGACGTAGAAGGCCATCCGGGGCGCGACGCCGATGTGGTGGCGCAGCATGTCGGGCAGCAGGTCGCGGTCGGATTCGCCCAGGACGGCCACGTAGGGGGAATCGGCCAGCTCCCGGGCGGTGACGGTGCCGCCCTGTCCCCGCCAGCGCCAGATGTCGAAGCTCAGGCTGAAAATCGGCTTGCCGAAGTGTCCCAGGCGCTTGCCGGCCGCCTCCAGCGTGGCCTGCAAATGGGCCTGGCCGGCGAAGACGCAGTAGGCGGCGGCGCCGGCCAGGGCCGAGGCGTCGCGCCGCCAGGCGCCGGCCGGAAAGACGCGGTCCCAGCCGCGGCCCAGGTCCTCGGCGGTGAGAATGGCCAGGTCCGCGTCGCGTCCCAGGCGCGGGTCGCCCAGGGCGTCCTGGAGCACCAGCAGGTGGGGGGAAAATTCGCGCATGGCGGCCAGCGTCGCCCGGATGGGGTCGGCGTCCACCAGGCAGCGCACGTCCGGGGCGTAGCTGGCCAGCAACGCCGCCTCGATGCCGGAATCGTCGGGGTCGCCGCCGGGCGAGACCTGGTGGGGCAAAAGGGGCGGACGGCCCTCGCCAAGCGGCGCGACCACCGCCGCCTCCACCCGCTGCGCCCTGGCCCAGCCCAGAAGCCAGGAGGTCAGCAGCACCCGGCCCCGGCTTTCCGGAGACATGCCGCCCACGCCCACGACCACGGCCCGGGGCCGGCAGGTCCGGCACAGGCCCAGGCCGTACAGCCGGATTTTCAGCCGGCCCCACAGGGCGTAGGCCCGGGAAACCGGCCCCATGAGCGCCAGCAGCAGCCGGCCGGCAAGGGCCTTGGGTCCCAGGCGGCCCGAAAAAAAAGCGGAGGGGCGGTTTCGCCCCTCCGGTCGTCTTCTCTTGGCGCCGGGCACGGTCAGCGGTCCGCTCGCGGATGTCGGTTGGGCACGATGGTCGTCCGCCCGCCGGGCCGGGTCGCCCCAGCCGGCGAAGGGGCTAGTCCCGGCTGGAGCCGCCGAACAGGCGCAGCATCATCAGGAACAGGTTGATGAAGTCGAGGTAGAGGGTCAGCGCCCCGAGGATGGTTCCCCGGCGCACGGCCGTGGCGTCGTCGGCCGGGGCCATCTCGCCCATGACCTTGAGCTTCTGGGTGTCGTAGGCGGTCAGCCCCAGGAACACCAGCACGCCCACGCAGGAGATGATGAAGTCCATCATCGCGGACTTGGTGAAGATGTTGACGATGGAGGCGATGATGACGCCGATCAGCCCCATGAACAGGAAGCTGCCGAGCGAAGTCAGGTCGCGGCGGGTGAGCAGGCCGTACAGGCTCATGGCGCCGAACATGCCGCCCGTGACCAGGAAGGCGTTGATGATCACGGCCTTGGCGTAGACCGCGAAGATCGCGGCCAGGGTCACGCCGTTGAGCGCGCTGTAGAGCAGGAAAAGCCCCGTGGCCGCGCCGGCGGACAGGCGGTTGATGGCGGCCGAGATGCCGAGCACCAGGCCGAATTCCACGATGATCAGGCCGAAAAAGAGAATCTGGTTGCCGAAGACGGCCTGCATCAGGGCCGGGCTCGACACCGTGAAGGCCGAGGCGCCGGCGGTCAGCAAAAGGCCCAGGCACATCCAGCCGTAGACGCCGCGCATAAAGGCGTTTACAACCTCGACGCGGGACTGCGTCGTCTGCATCGAGCGATACGGATAGCTCATTGAGGGTCCTCCTTGGAAAGACGGGCTGTCCTTTATGGGTCTATAACGCGCGCAACGGCGCGTGGCAAGGGGAGTGGCGCGCCATGTCGGGCCTGGCCGCAACGGCTGAACAAGATTTCATGTCACCCCGGCAAGCGGGGCCTGGGCCGCTTTTGTCCGTGGCGGGACTGACCACGGTCTTCGAGCCGCCCTCCGGTCGGCTGACGGCCGTGGACGGCGTGGACCTGGACGTTTTTCGCGGCCAGATACTGGCCGTGGTCGGCGAATCGGGCTGCGGCAAGACCATGCTGTCGCTGTCCGTGCTGGGGCTGGTGCCGCCGCCGGGGCGGGTGGTCTCGGGCCGGGCGGTTTTTGCCGGCCGCGACCTGCTGGCCTTGTCCGAGGGCGAGCGCCGGGCCGTGCGCGGGGCCAGGGCCTCCATGATCTTCCAGGAACCCATGACCTCGCTCAATCCCGTGCTGCCCATCGGCGAGCAGGTGGCCGAGCCGGTGCGGGTCCACCGCCGGGCCTCGAAACGGGAGGCGCTCGGGGCGGCCGCGGCCATGCTGGCCAAGGTCGGCCTGCCCGACCCGGCCCGCGTCCTGTCGCGCTATCCCCACGAGCTCTCGGGCGGCCAGCGGCAACGGGCCATGATCGCCATGGCCCTGATCCTTTCGCCGCAACTGCTCATCGCCGACGAGCCCACCACGGCCCTGGACGTGACCGTGCAGCGCCAGATCCTCGACCTCGTGTCCGGGCTTTCCCGCGACACCGGCACGGCCGTGGTGCTCGTCACCCACAACCTCGGCGTGGTGGCCCAGGTGGCCAACGCCGTGGCTGTCATGTACGCCGGGCGGCTCGTGGAAGACGCGCCCGTGGAGGCCTTTTTCGAGGGGCCGGCCCATCCCTACGGCCAGGGGCTGCTGGCCTCGCTGCCGCGCCTGGCCGACCGGGGCCGGCGCCTGTCCGCCATCCCCGGCATGGTGCCGAGCCTGTCCCGGCTGCCCTCGGGCTGCCATTTCCATCCCCGCTGTCCCCGGGCCTTCGGACCGTGCGCCGGGGAGGTCCCGCCCTTTTTCCCCCTGCCCGACGGGCGGCGCGTGAGGTGCTGGCTGTATGCCTGACAATGCCCCGGATGCCTCCCTGCTCGAACTGTCGGGCGTGACCCGGCGCTACCGCCTGCGCCAGGGGTTTTTCGCGGGAGCCCGGCGCGAGGTGGCGGCCGTGGCCGGCGTGGACCTGGTCGTCGCCCCGGGCGAGACCGTGGGGCTGGTGGGCGAATCGGGCTGCGGCAAGTCGACCCTGGCCCGCCTGGCCGTGGGGTTGGAGCCGCCCACGTCCGGGACGGTGCGCCTGGGCGGCCGCGACCCCTGGTCCGGGGTGGCCGGCGCGCGCCAGACCCTGCCGCGCCTCGTCCAGATGATCTTCCAGGACCCGTTCGCCTCGCTCAACCCCCGGCTGCCCGTGGGCTGGACCGTGGCCGAGGGGCTGCGGGCCGTGGGCCAGGGTTCGGCCGGGCAGCGCCGGGAGCGCGTGCTGGAGCTGCTGTCACTGGTGGGGCTTGCGCCCGAGCACGCCAAGCGCTTCCCGCACCAGTTTTCCGGCGGCCAGCGCCAGCGTATCGCCGTGGCCCGGGCGTTGGCCCTGTCGCCGCGGCTTCTTGTGTGCGACGAGCCGGTCTCGGCCCTGGACGTCTCGGTCCAGGCGCAAGTCATCAACCTCCTGGCCGACCTCCGGGAGCGGCTGGGCCTGGCCTACCTGTTCATTTCCCACGACCTGGCCGTGGTCGGCCACATCAGCGACCGCACGGCGGTGATGTACCTGGGCCGCATCGTGGAGACGGCGCCGACCCGGGCGCTTTACGACGGGCCGGTCCATCCGTATACCAGGGCGCTTCTGGCCGCCGCCCCGGTGGCCGATCCCCGCCGCCGCCAGCCGGCCGCCCTGGCCGGCGAGGCGCCGGACCCGGCCGCGCCGCCGCCGGGCTGTCCGTTTCATCCCCGTTGCGCCAGGGCCGTGGCGGCCTGCCGGGAGGCGGTGCCTCCCCTGACCGAGGTCGCGCCGGGACATTTCGCGCGCTGTGCGCGTCCGTCATAAAGGAGAAAAACCGCATGGACCCCATTTCGAAAGCGAGCGAGGAGATCCTTCGCGTGTTCATGACCGAGCATTGGGCTCGGTTCTACTATGCCGTGGAGCAGGACGGCGTGGTCTACCTGAGCGTGCCGGCCGAGGTCGTCGAGGCCATGCGGGCCAGCCATCCGGCTCTGGCCGAGTTCGTGGCCGGCATCGACGGCCGGCCCATCGACATGGAATCGTCGCAGCGGGCCGTGGGCGAATTCGTGTTCCGCGCCTTCGAAGGCGGCGAGTACCCCACGGGCACCGTGGCCAAGGCCTTCGACAGTCCGTATTTCGGCCTGCTCATGCGGCTTTTTTCCGTGTGGCTTTCCGGCCACGAGGCCCAGTTCGACGCCGCGGTCATGCCCTTTGCCGACTGGGAGAGCCTTTTCGCCGAATGGCGGCAAGACCCGGCCGTGGTGCGGTTCGCCGCGAGCCTGGCCGCCGGCGGCAACCCGCCCGACCCGTCGGGCGGCACGGTGCACTGAGGCCGTCGGGCGGCCGCGCCGACGATCGCGGGCCGGCCGTCGCTTCCCGGGGAAGCGGCGGCCGGCCTTGCCTATTTTTTCTTCTTGAGGCGCCAGCCCCGGTTGTACATGCAGGTGGAGAAGGCATCGAGGTTCGCGTCGTCCTCGGCCACGTTGGCCACCCAGCGCGTGGCTTGGGCCTCGATGGTCGGGTCGAATTCGAAGCGCTCCAGGCCGTAGGTCGGGGGCACGTCCGAATTGGCTTCCCGCTGGCAGATGGCCGTGTCGAGTTGCAGGCGTTTTTGGGCCTCGGCCTGGTCGACGATGTTCGGGTTGACGTAGGTCGGGCCGCAGCCGCCGAGGGCGAGCAGCGCCGCCGCGACGAGGCCGGCCTGGAGGCGTCGGGAGAGGGTGCGATGCATGGGCCTTCCTTTGGGGGAAAATTCCTTCGAGCCATATTTTTTCCCCCGGCCGCGCGCAACCTTTTTTCGGCTCGGGCGACTGGACGTTATGACGCGGTGGGCTTTGTCCGCCGCGTGACGTACAGCCGCCTGGAGGAACACGGTTATGGATTCGTATCTTGCGCTCGCCCTGGACATCGTCAAGGCCCAGGCCAAGGTCCGCAACATGACGGAGGAAGAGATCACGTCCATGGTCGGCAAACTGGCCGGCAGCATTCGCGGCATCGACGGCGACGCCCCCGGCGCCCAGTCCGGCAACGGCGTTCGCGATCCCAAAAAGGCCGTCAAGGAACGCACCATCACCTGCCTTGAGTCGGGAAAGCCCTACAAGATCCTGACCAAGCGCCATCTGGCCAAATTCGGATTGACGCCCGAGGAATACCGCGAGAAATGGGGCTATCCCAAGGGCATGCCGCTGGTGTGCAAGGCGCTGCAACGGGAACGCCGCAAGAAGATGCGCGGCATGCGGCTGTGGGAGCGCCGAGCCCACGAGTAGCGCCGCCTTGCCGTCCTCCCCGGTGGCGGGACGGGTTTTTACGCCCCGCCGCCCCTTGACTGGCCGGACAATCCGCTTATTTTTTTTGGCGCTCGGCATGGTCGAGTGCCAATCGGCCCTTGACAAAGGGGGACCGAAGGACGACTTGTTGCGGCCGAAATCGCCGGCCGAAAGGACCGGCGGGGGAGTGTGACGATGCCCATCTACGAATACCAGTGCGACAAATGCGGTAAAATTTCCGAGGTCCTGCAGAAAAGCTTCGACGTGGACGAGGCGCCCTGCGAGGCTTGCGGCGCCACGGCCAGGCGCATCATGTCCAACACCTCCTTCGTGCTCAAGGGCACGGGCTGGTACGTGACGGACTACAAGGCCAACGGCGGCTGCAGCGCCTCGGGCGGCAACGGCAGCGGCAAGAGCGAGTCCGACAAGCCCGCCGCCGCGGCCGATTCCAGTTCTTCCCCGGCCCCGTCCTGCGACAAGGCGCCCTCGGCCGGTTGCGGCGGCTGCGCCAAGGCCGCCGCCCCGGCCGCCAGCTCCAGCGCCACGACCGCTTCCTAGCCGCGATTGTCCCTTCTTTCGCGACAGACGCCGCATGCGCTCCCTCGCCCGGACGGTTCGACCGGGAGAGCGGGCGGATGCGGCGCATGTTTTGTTGGCCCGCCAGCCCGGAAACGGATTTCCGGGCCGGGGCTCTGTTGGCGAAAAAATAATTATTTCAAGTAATTATTTTCAAAAAGAGAGTCCCAGGCGGCGTAGCAGCGCCGTCAGGGGCAGGCAGTCTTCCAGCACGTCGGCCAGCCGGTCCAGGGCCGGCTCCAGGTCGTAGGGCGCGATCCGCTCGATGGCCGGCAGGCCCCGGCGGCGGCGCAGACCGTCCAGAAAGCGTCGGCGGAAGGCGTCGGCGTCGAACAGCCCGTGGAGATAGGCGCCCCACACCGGCTCCCCGGCCCGGGAAAAACCGATGGCCGCGCCGTCGGCGCGCGTCACGGCCACGGCCAGGCCGTCGTCGGGCAGGCTGCGGCCGTGGTGGATTTCGTAGCCGCGAAGCCCCTCGCCCGTGGGCAGGTGCACGGCACGGGTGCTGGTGAGGGTTTTTTGGGCCACCAGTTCCGTGGTCAGGCCCAACAGCCCGAGCCCCGCCTCCTCGCCGCGCCCGGACTCCAGCCCCAGCGGATCGGCGACCGTGCGGCCGAGCATCTGCAAGCCGGCGCAAATGCCGACGATCTCCGTCTTCCCCTCCAGGGCCAGGGCCGTTATGGCCCGGGCCAGCCCCGTCTCCTTAAGCCAAGCCAGGTCGGCCAGGGTGTTCTTGCTGCCCGGCACGATGACGGCGTCCGGTCGGCCGAGCGCCGCGGCGTTGCGGACCCGCCTGACCCGCGCGTCGGGCTCGGCGCAAAGGGCGTCGACGTCCGTCAGGTTCGAGGCGCGCGGCAGGTCGATGACGGCGATGTCGAGGGCCGGCGCCCCGGCCGCGGCCCGGTCCGGCACGGCCTGGCCGTCCTTGAAGCTCACGGAATCCTCGTCAGGCAGGCCCAGGTCGGGCAGGTAGGGCACGACCCCCAGGACGTCGCGGCCCGTGGCCGCCCGGAGGTAGGCGTTGGCCGGCGCGAGCAGGCCGGCGTCGCCCCGGAAGCGGTTGAGGACGTAGCCGGCCACCCGGGCCCGGTCGGCCTCGGCCAGGCACTCCATGGTGCCCCACAGGGCGGCGTAGGCCCCGCCCCGGTCGATGTCGGCGGCCAGCAGCACCAACGCTTCGGCGTGGGCGGCCATGGCCATGTTGACCATGTCGTGGGCCTGCAAATTGACCTCGGCCGGGCTGCCGGCCCCTTCCAGGACCATGACGTCGGCCTCGGCGGCCAGGCTGTCGTAGGCCGCCTTGGCCGCGGCGAAGGCGTGGGGCTTATAAAGGATGTATTCGCCGACCTTCATGACGCCCACGGGCCGGCCCATGACGATGACCTGCGAGCCGGCATCCGAGGTGGGTTTGAGCAGCACCGGGTTCATGCGCACGTCCGGGGCGAGGTTGCAGGCGGCGGCCTGGGTGATCTGCGCCCGGCCCATCTCCAGCCCGTCGGCCGTGACCCCGGAATTGAGCGACATGTTCTGGGACTTGAACGGGGCCACGCGCAGGCCCCGGCGGGCAAGCGCCCGGCACAGCCCGGCGCACAGCACCGACTTGCCGGCATTGGAGGCCGTGGCCTGGAGCATCAGCGCCGGCGTCCCGCGCCTGGGCGGGCGGCCCGGCCGGTCGGCGCGGCCGAGGACGGCGGCCAGGGCGTCCAGGATGCGCCCGTTTTCCGCCTCGGGGCGCACGGCCACCCGGACGTAGCGTTCGGTGAGGCCGTGGAAGTTGGAACAGTCGCGCAGGGCCACGCCGTGTTCGGCCAAAAGCCGCCGGGTCAGCTCCGTGGAACCCGGCGCGCCGGCGGGGAGCCTGGCCAGCAGGAAATTGGCCGCGCCCGGGAAGACGGTGAGCCCCAGGCCGGACAGCCCCTGGGCCAGCCCCTCGCGCAGGGGCGGCAGGGCGGCCCGGGTGCGCGCGAGGAAATCGGCGTCGCCCAGGGCCCGCTCGCCAACGGCCTGGGCCAGGGAGCTCACGGACCAGGGCGGCAGGTTGGCCCGCACCCAGCCGGCCAGGTCCGGGCTCGCCGCCAGAAGCCCCAGGCGAAGGCCGGGGATGGCGAAGGATTTGGTCAGCGAAAGCAGCACGGCCACGTTGTGGGGGCGCCAGGCCCCGGCCAGGGAGGCAAACCCCGGCACGAAATCGGCAAAGGCCTCGTCCACCAGGAACAGGCTTCGCGGATGGCGCTCGGCCAGTTCGGCCACGGCCTCGGCCGGCACGACGGCGCCGGTGGGGTTGCCGGGGCTGCCGAGGATGACCAGGGACGGCGTGCGCAGGGCGGCGTCCACATGGTCCAGGCGCACGGCGAAGTCGTCGAATTCCACGGCGGCGAGGCGCCGGATGTCCATGCCGGCCTTGTGGCAGGCCGTGGCGTAGTCGGCGTAGCAGGGCGTGGGGATGACGGCCCGGGCCAGGCCGGTGGCCCGGGGCAGGGCGAACAGCAGCTGGCTCGTGCCGTTGCCGGCGGTGAAATGCGAGGTCGGCGCCGCGTAGCGCGTGGCGGCCGCTTCGAGGAGCGCCGCGCAGTCCGGGTCCGGGTAGTGGACGAGGTCGCTCACGCCGGCGCTCACGGCCTGGCGCAGCCAGGGCGGCGGCCCCAGGGGGTTGAGGCTGGCCGAGGCGTCGCAGATGTCGCCGGGGTCGCGTCCGGCGGCCTGCGCCAGGGCGCGGACATTGCCGCCGTGGGGGAAGGGGGACGGCGTCACCGGGCCGCCTTTTGCGGCAGGGTCAGCATCAGATACCAGCCCGTGGACGGCAGCCGGGCGGCCAGCACCGTTTCCTTGCCCCGGGTGAAGGCGATGGGGCCCTTGTCTCCGGACTCGGCCCGCTCCAGGACCATCTCGGCGGCGTCGTTGACGTTGGCGTCGGGGCTGTCCAGGTATTTCTCCTGGCCCAGGGCGGCCAGGCCCCGGTCGTCGCGGAAATGGACCACGGCGTCGCCGGCCTTGGTGTTTTCGGCGACGAGGAAGTCCGCGATCCGCGGGTCGCTGGCGGCGATGGCCTTGCCGCGCCGGTTCATGAGCACGGCCTTGGCGCCGGGGATGGCGGCCAGGTCGGCCAGCACGTTTCGGGACAACTGGGCCAGGGTCACGTCGCGCGAGGAAACGCCGAGCAGCGTGTCGCCGTCGTAGACCGGGCAGGAGACCGTGACCATCATGCCCGCCCCGGCCAGGTCGAGGTAGGGCGACTCCCAGCCGCAGTCCTTGGCGCTGAAATCGGCGGCGGTGTAGAAGCCCTTGTCCGTGGGCTGGTAGTTGGCCACGGCCTCGTCCAGGGGCAGGGAGGGGTAGATGCAGAAGTTCTGGCCCGGGGTGGTCAGGTAGACCCAGGAATAGGGCATGGCGTCGTGGGCGGCGGCCATGGCCGGGGCCAGGCGCGACATGGCCGCGAGCACGCGGAAGGTCTCGTCGGTGAAGTTCTCGCCGTCGTAATAAAGCAGGGCCTGGCAGGGCGACTGGCTTTGGGGGGCGCCGCCGCAGGGTCCGGCGGCGTCGCGGAAGGCCACGGTGCCGTCTTTCACGGCGTAGCTTTGCAGGTATTTCGCGCGTTCGCCGGGATCGGGCGTGGCGGCGTCGCGGTAGAGGCCGGCGTAGGCCGCGCCCAGGGCCTTGGCCGATCGGGCCACGCCGGCCAGTTGGTCGTCCAGGCGGCCGGCCGCTTCGGCGATGACGGCCAGGGCCAGGGGGGCCGGGGCGTCGGGCCGGCCGGAGGCGGCCATGGCCGAGCAGGAAAGGATCGCGATCAGGAGAAACGATGCGGCATGGCGCATGGCGAAGGCTCCGCGTGAGGGGTCATTGCACGATCAGATGCCAGAACACGCTGAAAAGGCCGAGGATGATGGCCACCACCGCGGCCGTGAAGAGGATGTCCGGGGCGGTGGAAAAGGTTTTCGCGCCGGTGTTGATGCAGCGGCGGATGTACCAGAAGCGCCAGGTGGCCACAACCATGACCAGCACGCCCACGGCGAAGGTGGACAGGGTGATTTCCTCGGTGTGCAGGTGTTTTTGGGCCATGCCTTCGAACATGGGCACGTTCTGGATCTGGCGGATGAAGAAGTCGAAGCGTTCGATGACGAAGCTGAAGCCGAAAAGGGCCAGGCCCGTGCGGCACCAGGCCAGGAAGGTGCGCTCGTTGGCCAGGTGGTTGCGCTGCCAGGCGAGAAGGACCTGCGGATTGTTCAGGTCGTAAGGGGCGTGATCCGGGGCCTTGGGCGTGGTCTCGGCCATGACGGCTCCTTGGGCTGAGGCTGCCATGGGATAGCCCGGGGGGCGGCCGGGGTCAACGCATCGGGCCGGACGGGGACCGGCGCGGCGGGAAAATCGCCCCGACGGCGTTGCCTTCGCGCCGCATCGGCGTAGAGTGGGAAGAGGCGTCGAATGTTTCACCCCTCGAAAGGAGGCGCGTATGCGTACGGAAGGCATTTCCGAAGGAGCCCTGTCGCCCTGGTGGCGCAGGGGCGTCGTCGTGGCCCTGGCGATCGGCTTTGCCCTGGAAATCCTGATCGCCTTCCAGGCGTACCGGGACGCCCCGCCCCTGCCGGGGACGGTGGTCGACCCCGCGGGCCAGGTCGTGTTCACGGGGGCGGACATCACGGCCGGGCAGCAGGTCTTTCTGAAGTACGGCCTCATGGAGAACGGATCGATCTGGGGCCATGGCGCCTATCTCGGGCCGGACTTCTCGGCGCGGTATCTGCACGAAGTGGGACTCGACGCCAGCCGGGACGCGGCCATGCGGCGGTTCGGCCAGGACTGGGACGCGCTTTCGCCGGCCCAGCGCCGGGTCGTGGCCACGGAGGTCTCCGGGCTGCTCAAGGAAAACCGCTATGACCCGCGAGCCGACGTCCTGGCCTTCACCCAGGCCGAGGTCCGGTCCTTTCACCGCCAGATCGGGCTGTGGGAGCGGTATTTTTCCGATACGGCCGCCAACGGCGGCTTGCCCAGCGGCTATATCCGGGATGCGAAGGAACTGCGCGACCTGACGGCCTTTTTCGCCTGGACGGCCTGGGCATCCATCGCCAACCGGCCGGGCAAGGCCTTTTCCTATACGAACAACTTTCCCTACGATCCGGCCCTGGGCAACACCCCGACCAGCGAAACGGTGCTGTGGAGCGCCTTGAGCCTCGTCACGCTGCTGACCGGGATCGCCCTGGTCCTTTTCGCTTTCGGCAAGTTCGACTACCTCGGCTGGAAGGGCTCGGGCGAGCATGTCCATCCCCGGATGCTTCCCGGCGCGGCCACGCCGGGCCAGCGGGCGCTGGTCAAGTTTTTCGTGGCCGCGGCCCTGCTGTTTTTGGTCCAGGTGCTCCTCGGCGGGGCGACCGCCCATTACCGGGC
The DNA window shown above is from Solidesulfovibrio sp. and carries:
- a CDS encoding tetraacyldisaccharide 4'-kinase, translating into MPGAKRRRPEGRNRPSAFFSGRLGPKALAGRLLLALMGPVSRAYALWGRLKIRLYGLGLCRTCRPRAVVVGVGGMSPESRGRVLLTSWLLGWARAQRVEAAVVAPLGEGRPPLLPHQVSPGGDPDDSGIEAALLASYAPDVRCLVDADPIRATLAAMREFSPHLLVLQDALGDPRLGRDADLAILTAEDLGRGWDRVFPAGAWRRDASALAGAAAYCVFAGQAHLQATLEAAGKRLGHFGKPIFSLSFDIWRWRGQGGTVTARELADSPYVAVLGESDRDLLPDMLRHHIGVAPRMAFYVHDRHRFTRQDFESLRADAARLKARNILTSPRFELKLRQGGDALAGQAVWTYDPEVVFGPSLHTDVPFLTWWESVFLAAARGRLKP
- a CDS encoding oligopeptide/dipeptide ABC transporter ATP-binding protein, whose product is MPDNAPDASLLELSGVTRRYRLRQGFFAGARREVAAVAGVDLVVAPGETVGLVGESGCGKSTLARLAVGLEPPTSGTVRLGGRDPWSGVAGARQTLPRLVQMIFQDPFASLNPRLPVGWTVAEGLRAVGQGSAGQRRERVLELLSLVGLAPEHAKRFPHQFSGGQRQRIAVARALALSPRLLVCDEPVSALDVSVQAQVINLLADLRERLGLAYLFISHDLAVVGHISDRTAVMYLGRIVETAPTRALYDGPVHPYTRALLAAAPVADPRRRQPAALAGEAPDPAAPPPGCPFHPRCARAVAACREAVPPLTEVAPGHFARCARPS
- a CDS encoding Bax inhibitor-1/YccA family protein, translating into MSYPYRSMQTTQSRVEVVNAFMRGVYGWMCLGLLLTAGASAFTVSSPALMQAVFGNQILFFGLIIVEFGLVLGISAAINRLSAGAATGLFLLYSALNGVTLAAIFAVYAKAVIINAFLVTGGMFGAMSLYGLLTRRDLTSLGSFLFMGLIGVIIASIVNIFTKSAMMDFIISCVGVLVFLGLTAYDTQKLKVMGEMAPADDATAVRRGTILGALTLYLDFINLFLMMLRLFGGSSRD
- a CDS encoding ABC transporter substrate-binding protein — protein: MSRRYRLAVVLVALLALAGLGRPRPALARQHGPELRLGLVATFSGEGFRAGRDALEAARFAVETAQAAGLPAIGGKPCRVTLFPADDKDSPAQAAQAVRDLVTHKKVAAVIGPYGSGLANAAALAAEAAGVPLIAPSATAAVVTAGRPHIFRIAFTDAFQGLVLGRLARQELGLSRVTVIANGDSLSSASLSKAFIEAFAACGGQARLFTYADRDRDFGDLLEKALAAGPQALFLPNDTQESVLLALAARKRGFTGTLLGGDAWDGRAVSRLAAFDGAYFVDHWRESAPGERSRAYVAAFRQARKRPPTEIGALTQDAVDVVLAAVSRAGATAPQALTEALMALPPHDGVTGTFDFVDDGNPVKSLSIARVADGGTNLETRVLPPPEPCAPAKPQ
- a CDS encoding ABC transporter ATP-binding protein, producing the protein MSPRQAGPGPLLSVAGLTTVFEPPSGRLTAVDGVDLDVFRGQILAVVGESGCGKTMLSLSVLGLVPPPGRVVSGRAVFAGRDLLALSEGERRAVRGARASMIFQEPMTSLNPVLPIGEQVAEPVRVHRRASKREALGAAAAMLAKVGLPDPARVLSRYPHELSGGQRQRAMIAMALILSPQLLIADEPTTALDVTVQRQILDLVSGLSRDTGTAVVLVTHNLGVVAQVANAVAVMYAGRLVEDAPVEAFFEGPAHPYGQGLLASLPRLADRGRRLSAIPGMVPSLSRLPSGCHFHPRCPRAFGPCAGEVPPFFPLPDGRRVRCWLYA
- a CDS encoding MucR family transcriptional regulator — translated: MDSYLALALDIVKAQAKVRNMTEEEITSMVGKLAGSIRGIDGDAPGAQSGNGVRDPKKAVKERTITCLESGKPYKILTKRHLAKFGLTPEEYREKWGYPKGMPLVCKALQRERRKKMRGMRLWERRAHE
- a CDS encoding peptidoglycan-binding protein; amino-acid sequence: MPAVAFTESLAKEYRETFDRAVVRPGRLDEVRRVAARIAAAPAMARYAAVSAATGVPAEVVGILHSLECGLDFTRHLHNGDPLSARTVRVPAGRPVSGQPPFSWEASAADALRLKKLHQWTDWSVPGIAYVLERYNGFGYRNFHPETVSPYLWSATTAYVAGKYVADGVWSATAASKQCGGMAVLRVMADAGRLAMAPARAASEA
- a CDS encoding FmdB family zinc ribbon protein, which translates into the protein MPIYEYQCDKCGKISEVLQKSFDVDEAPCEACGATARRIMSNTSFVLKGTGWYVTDYKANGGCSASGGNGSGKSESDKPAAAADSSSSPAPSCDKAPSAGCGGCAKAAAPAASSSATTAS